One part of the bacterium genome encodes these proteins:
- the phoU gene encoding phosphate signaling complex protein PhoU — protein sequence MIRYFDEELKELKEKILQMGTISEEMIDYATKALMEEKEELIQEVFTRENKINQLHIEIDEMALQLLALHQPTAIDLRFITAGIKINSDLERIGDLTINITDNILTLLKQPQLKPYLDLPRMNLFAKEMLRKSLDAFINKDVELARSVLLMDTEVDNLKDKIFRELLTFMLSDSQTIERALALILVSRHLERIADHATNIAEDAIFMVMGKDVRHHLEKKNND from the coding sequence ATGATTAGATATTTTGATGAAGAGTTAAAAGAATTAAAAGAAAAGATTTTGCAGATGGGAACTATTTCAGAAGAGATGATTGATTATGCAACTAAAGCTTTAATGGAAGAAAAAGAAGAACTAATTCAAGAAGTTTTTACTCGAGAAAATAAGATTAATCAGTTACATATAGAGATAGATGAAATGGCTTTGCAGCTTTTAGCCCTTCATCAACCTACCGCTATTGATTTGCGATTTATTACCGCTGGCATAAAGATAAATAGTGATTTAGAACGAATTGGTGATTTAACGATTAACATTACCGATAATATTCTTACTTTACTTAAGCAACCTCAATTAAAACCTTACCTTGATCTTCCAAGAATGAATCTTTTTGCCAAAGAGATGTTAAGAAAGAGTTTAGATGCCTTTATCAACAAGGATGTAGAATTAGCCAGATCCGTACTTTTGATGGATACAGAAGTAGATAATTTAAAGGACAAGATATTTCGAGAGTTATTAACATTTATGCTTTCTGACTCTCAGACTATTGAACGGGCTTTAGCCTTAATTCTTGTTTCTCGCCATTTAGAGCGCATTGCCGATCATGCTACTAATATTGCCGAAGATGCTATCTTTATGGTCATGGGTAAAGATGTCAGGCATCATCTGGAAAAAAAGAATAACGATTAA
- the pstB gene encoding phosphate ABC transporter ATP-binding protein, with protein sequence MAIITIKDLNLHYDRFQALRGINLEIKSNKITALIGPSGCGKSTLLRTLNRMNDLIENVRIEGKIMIDQEDIYHPKVDVVNLRKKVGMVFQRPNPFPFSIFENIIFGLKIHNLSKEKFDEIVKESLMAVMLWEELKDKLSTNALKLSLEQQQRLCIARLLPIKPEVLLMDEPCSALDPIATQKIEELIHFLKQSYTVVIVTHNMQQAARISDETGFMWLGELVEFGVTQKIFTTPTKRKTEDYITGKFG encoded by the coding sequence ATGGCCATCATTACTATAAAAGATCTTAATCTACACTATGATAGATTTCAAGCCCTGCGAGGAATTAATCTTGAAATTAAGTCCAATAAGATCACGGCTTTGATTGGCCCTTCTGGTTGCGGCAAATCAACTCTTCTGCGAACTCTTAATCGGATGAATGATCTTATCGAAAACGTAAGGATTGAAGGAAAGATAATGATAGACCAAGAAGATATCTATCATCCCAAGGTAGATGTAGTCAATCTACGAAAAAAAGTAGGGATGGTCTTTCAAAGACCCAATCCTTTTCCTTTTTCAATCTTTGAAAATATTATCTTTGGTCTTAAAATTCATAATCTTTCTAAGGAGAAATTTGATGAGATAGTAAAAGAGTCTTTAATGGCCGTAATGTTATGGGAGGAATTAAAGGATAAACTCTCAACTAATGCTCTTAAGCTTTCCTTAGAACAACAGCAACGATTATGTATCGCCAGGCTTTTGCCCATAAAGCCTGAAGTTTTACTCATGGATGAACCTTGCTCGGCCTTAGATCCTATAGCTACCCAAAAAATTGAAGAGTTGATCCATTTCTTAAAACAAAGTTATACCGTGGTCATTGTTACCCATAATATGCAACAAGCTGCTAGAATTTCAGATGAAACAGGATTTATGTGGTTAGGAGAGTTAGTAGAATTTGGTGTCACTCAAAAAATATTTACTACTCCAACTAAAAGAAAGACTGAAGATTATATTACCGGTAAGTTTGGTTAA
- a CDS encoding F0F1 ATP synthase subunit C — protein MKKVTLMVAALLLMLMGDVVWAEEAGEAAKNSGDIGIGLKAIAAGLAVGLSALATGMAQAKIGTAGVGATAEKPEFLGTAIILLAIPETLVILGFVIAVMVLL, from the coding sequence ATGAAAAAGGTTACTTTAATGGTGGCAGCTTTGTTATTGATGCTTATGGGGGATGTTGTTTGGGCAGAAGAAGCTGGAGAGGCAGCAAAGAATAGTGGAGACATCGGGATAGGATTAAAAGCTATCGCTGCTGGATTAGCGGTAGGATTATCGGCATTAGCCACCGGTATGGCTCAAGCTAAGATTGGTACTGCTGGCGTAGGAGCTACTGCCGAAAAGCCAGAATTCTTAGGAACAGCCATTATCCTTTTAGCCATTCCAGAAACATTAGTTATCTTAGGGTTTGTCATTGCGGTTATGGTTTTACTTTAA
- a CDS encoding phosphate ABC transporter ATP-binding protein, translating to MVKDLPEVKIVTEKLSIWYGRQLSLSSISLAVWKNEILGIIGPANSGKTTFLQTFNRLIDLIPQARIEGKVLLDNEDIFNHDLDLERLRRRVGMVFALPTPLPLSIFENVAYGLRRKGIKKKTLLEEMVEESLKAAYLWDEVKDRLSQSALTLSGGQQQRLCIARTLALKPEVILFDEPCSGLDPISTAKIEEAMYKLKKNFTQILVSNNTKQVARVADRTAFFLMGKLIEVNKTRILFTVPKDKRTEDYISGRFG from the coding sequence ATGGTAAAAGACTTACCAGAAGTGAAGATAGTTACAGAAAAATTAAGTATTTGGTATGGTCGTCAGTTGTCATTAAGTTCTATCTCTCTTGCTGTTTGGAAGAATGAAATTTTAGGAATAATTGGACCAGCTAATAGTGGAAAAACTACATTTCTACAAACCTTTAATCGTCTAATTGATCTTATCCCTCAAGCACGGATAGAAGGTAAAGTTCTTTTAGATAATGAAGATATATTTAACCATGATCTTGATCTAGAAAGATTAAGACGAAGAGTAGGCATGGTTTTTGCTTTACCTACTCCCCTGCCGCTGTCTATATTTGAAAATGTAGCTTATGGATTAAGAAGGAAAGGTATAAAAAAAAAGACTTTACTGGAAGAAATGGTAGAAGAAAGTTTAAAAGCTGCTTATTTATGGGATGAAGTAAAAGATAGACTTTCTCAATCTGCTTTAACTCTTTCTGGTGGTCAACAACAAAGGCTATGCATTGCCAGAACATTAGCTCTTAAGCCGGAAGTAATTCTTTTTGACGAACCATGTTCAGGTCTTGATCCTATCTCCACGGCTAAGATAGAAGAGGCTATGTATAAGTTAAAAAAGAACTTTACTCAAATATTAGTCTCTAACAACACCAAACAAGTAGCGCGAGTAGCAGATCGGACTGCTTTTTTTTTAATGGGTAAGTTAATCGAGGTAAACAAGACCAGAATCTTATTTACCGTCCCAAAAGATAAACGAACAGAAGACTATATTTCTGGAAGATTTGGTTAA